The following coding sequences lie in one Yoonia sp. G8-12 genomic window:
- the map gene encoding type I methionyl aminopeptidase, producing METNKTHLTKDGIRLYQSEDFAGMAKAGALAAKLLDDIAPHVVPGQTTGELDRLITQWVEEAGAVSATIGYKGYQHASCISVNHVVCHGIPGAPIPKSASETVSRNHEKRRDDDALKDGDILNIDVTVIVEGWYGDTSRMYVAGTPSKKAERLIQVTHDALMKGIEAAKPGNTFGDIGHAIQLYAESHRMSVVRDFCGHGLGRVFHAPPNVLHYGRQGTGARLEEGMFFTIEPMINLGRPDTKVLVDDWTAVTFDRSLSAQFEHSIGITADGCEIFTQSPSGRFHPTYGA from the coding sequence GTGGAAACGAACAAAACGCATCTGACCAAAGATGGCATTCGCCTGTATCAGTCTGAGGACTTTGCCGGCATGGCAAAAGCGGGGGCACTGGCTGCCAAGCTTTTGGACGATATCGCGCCGCACGTCGTGCCGGGCCAAACCACGGGTGAGCTTGATCGTCTGATCACCCAATGGGTGGAAGAAGCTGGCGCTGTCTCGGCTACAATTGGTTATAAAGGGTATCAGCACGCAAGCTGTATTTCGGTGAACCATGTGGTCTGTCACGGCATTCCAGGCGCGCCGATCCCGAAATCGGCCAGTGAAACGGTCTCGCGCAACCACGAAAAGCGGCGCGATGATGATGCGCTCAAGGACGGGGATATCCTGAACATCGACGTCACGGTGATCGTTGAAGGATGGTATGGCGACACCAGCCGTATGTATGTGGCGGGCACGCCGTCCAAGAAGGCCGAACGCCTGATCCAGGTGACCCACGATGCCCTGATGAAAGGGATCGAGGCCGCGAAGCCCGGCAATACCTTTGGCGATATCGGCCATGCAATCCAGCTCTATGCCGAAAGCCACCGTATGTCCGTCGTCCGCGATTTTTGCGGGCACGGGTTGGGCCGTGTGTTCCACGCGCCGCCCAATGTGTTGCACTACGGGCGCCAAGGAACCGGTGCACGGCTTGAGGAAGGCATGTTCTTTACAATCGAGCCGATGATCAATCTGGGCCGTCCCGACACTAAGGTTTTGGTCGATGACTGGACCGCAGTCACCTTTGACCGCTCGCTGTCAGCGCAGTTTGAACATTCGATCGGAATCACAGCGGACGGATGCGAGATTTTCACGCAATCGCCAAGCGGCAGATTTCACCCGACATACGGCGCGTAA
- a CDS encoding TRAP transporter substrate-binding protein yields the protein MHAMHLMKSAALLAVLGLSATTATAQEVTLRFQHFVSPASANPTYFMQPWADTIEEQSNGRIKVELYPFMQLGGSAPSQYDLIRDGAIDGGWVIPGYQPNRFPEAEAMELPFMTSKSGEEASAAAWEFTQEYLMDDFADVHLIAAHMHGPGIVHKRGASVETVEDFAGLKLRGPSRTATLLLEELGATPIGMPVPQFPEALSRGVVDGGVITWEMSPSLKLDELTDSHTDVAGDQALYNLYFIWAMNKDVYEGMPDDLRAILDANSGMMASRWAGRAHDTGDIVGRDVMAADGNEIAQLSEAETGRIKALGADVTATWIAEMDAKGYDGAALVASAQAAVAANRSAE from the coding sequence ATGCACGCTATGCACCTGATGAAATCTGCCGCTTTGCTGGCCGTACTTGGCCTGTCCGCAACAACTGCAACCGCCCAAGAGGTGACACTGCGCTTTCAGCACTTTGTCTCACCCGCCAGCGCGAACCCCACCTATTTTATGCAGCCGTGGGCCGATACTATTGAGGAACAATCAAATGGCCGCATCAAGGTGGAACTCTACCCCTTTATGCAGCTCGGTGGCTCTGCCCCCAGCCAATATGACCTGATCCGCGATGGCGCGATTGATGGCGGCTGGGTGATCCCCGGCTATCAGCCAAACCGCTTCCCCGAGGCGGAAGCGATGGAACTGCCCTTCATGACCTCGAAGTCCGGCGAGGAAGCCAGTGCTGCGGCGTGGGAGTTTACCCAAGAATACCTGATGGATGATTTCGCCGATGTTCATCTGATCGCAGCGCACATGCATGGCCCCGGCATCGTGCATAAACGCGGCGCATCCGTTGAAACGGTCGAAGATTTCGCAGGTCTGAAACTGCGCGGCCCGTCGCGCACTGCAACGCTGTTGCTGGAGGAGCTGGGCGCAACACCTATCGGGATGCCCGTACCGCAGTTCCCAGAGGCCCTGTCGCGCGGTGTCGTTGATGGCGGCGTGATTACGTGGGAGATGTCGCCTTCGCTGAAACTTGACGAGCTGACCGACAGCCATACGGATGTGGCGGGTGATCAGGCGCTCTATAACCTCTATTTCATCTGGGCGATGAATAAAGATGTGTATGAAGGCATGCCGGACGATCTGCGCGCAATCCTGGACGCGAACTCCGGCATGATGGCCAGCCGCTGGGCAGGCCGCGCGCATGATACCGGTGATATCGTCGGGCGCGATGTGATGGCTGCGGATGGTAACGAGATTGCGCAACTGTCAGAGGCCGAGACCGGCCGGATCAAGGCGTTGGGCGCGGATGTGACCGCCACATGGATCGCCGAGATGG